TGAAGGAGCTCCTCCAGCGCTACCGCGAGCTCCAGGACATCATCGCCATCCTCGGGATGGACGAGCTCTCGGACGAGGACAAGCTCGTCGTGAGCCGCGCCCGCAAGGCCGAGCGCTTCATGAGCCAGCCGTTCTTCGTCGCCGAGCAGTTCACCGGCACGCCGGGCAAGTACGTCAAGATCGACGACACGATTCGCGGCTTCCGCATGATCCTCGACGGCGAGCTCGACCCCTTCCCCGAGCAGGCGTTCCTCTACAAGGGGGCCATCGAGGAGGTCATCGAGGCCGGCGAGAAGATGCTCGCCGAAGCCTAGTCCAACTACGAACGCAGAGCGACGAACGACGAATACCAAGACTCGTCGCTCGTCGCTCGTAACTCGTCGCTCCCGTCATGCCTTTACTCGTCGAGATCGTTGCCCCGGACACGAACGCCTTTCGGGGCGAGGCCACGAGCTTCCGCGCCCCCGGCGTCGAGGGCTCCTTCGAGGTGCTGCTCAACCACGCCCCGATGATCGCCGTCACCGGCGTCGGCCCCGTCACCATCACCACGGCGGCGGGCGAGACGGTCGAGTTCGCCACCTCCGGCGGGTTCGTCGAGGTCCTCGGCAACCACGTCATCATGCTCACCGAGAGCGCCGAGCCGGTCGACGAGATCGATCTCGAACGGGCGCAGGCCGCCGAGGAGCGCGCCCGCGACCGCATCCGCGAGAGCCAGTCGCCCGAGGAGCGGGCCGAGGCCGAGGCCGCCTTCGAGCGCGCGCGCAACCGCGCCCGCCTCGCGATGGGCCGCGTCGGAGCGCGGTAGGAGCAGAAGAGC
The sequence above is drawn from the Bacteroidota bacterium genome and encodes:
- a CDS encoding F0F1 ATP synthase subunit beta, whose amino-acid sequence is ALLGRMPSAVGYQPTLATEMGEMQERITSTKKGAITSVQAVYVPADDLTDPAPATTFAHLDATTVLSRQIASLGIYPAIDPLDSNSRILDPRILGDEHYQTAQDVKELLQRYRELQDIIAILGMDELSDEDKLVVSRARKAERFMSQPFFVAEQFTGTPGKYVKIDDTIRGFRMILDGELDPFPEQAFLYKGAIEEVIEAGEKMLAEA
- the atpC gene encoding ATP synthase F1 subunit epsilon; amino-acid sequence: MPLLVEIVAPDTNAFRGEATSFRAPGVEGSFEVLLNHAPMIAVTGVGPVTITTAAGETVEFATSGGFVEVLGNHVIMLTESAEPVDEIDLERAQAAEERARDRIRESQSPEERAEAEAAFERARNRARLAMGRVGAR